A single bacterium DNA region contains:
- a CDS encoding ferredoxin family protein codes for MREPVVVAEKLDAAAPEHDLVEEIVTLASRHGHEVLVVPDLYHLPEDSEVWAELGRLPAQVTLWAWQHPRPLRWLMARHGVNAAEWRLVDLREVETPSEAYEPPPAQAHQPGQVRRLTEPVAARWYPVIDHDRCETCGHCHDFCLFGVYGREDETQVRVSEPDNCKPGCPACSRICPQGAIMFPLYDDPAIAGAPGTEMSLEAAGRRLYYERTERPCPTCSQLTDEELAHVAVDGACPECGRELATASPVSAEIDDLIARLDSLSDGDAR; via the coding sequence ATGAGAGAGCCGGTGGTCGTCGCCGAGAAGCTGGACGCTGCCGCACCCGAGCATGATCTCGTCGAGGAGATCGTGACCCTCGCGTCCCGGCATGGGCACGAGGTGCTGGTCGTGCCCGACCTGTACCACCTGCCCGAGGACAGCGAGGTGTGGGCTGAGCTGGGCCGTCTCCCGGCCCAGGTGACGCTGTGGGCCTGGCAGCATCCCCGGCCGCTGCGCTGGCTCATGGCCCGGCACGGGGTGAACGCCGCGGAATGGCGCCTGGTGGACCTGCGCGAGGTGGAGACCCCCAGCGAGGCATACGAGCCCCCTCCGGCGCAGGCTCACCAGCCCGGTCAGGTGCGACGCCTGACCGAGCCCGTCGCAGCCCGCTGGTATCCCGTCATTGACCACGACCGCTGCGAGACCTGCGGCCATTGTCACGACTTCTGTCTCTTCGGCGTCTACGGGCGTGAGGACGAGACGCAGGTGCGCGTCAGCGAGCCGGACAACTGCAAACCCGGCTGCCCGGCCTGCTCGCGCATCTGTCCCCAGGGCGCGATCATGTTCCCCCTCTATGACGACCCGGCCATCGCCGGCGCGCCGGGGACGGAGATGTCCCTGGAGGCGGCCGGTCGGCGCCTGTACTACGAGCGCACGGAGCGGCCGTGCCCCACCTGCTCGCAACTGACCGATGAGGAGCTGGCGCACGTGGCCGTCGATGGCGCCTGCCCGGAGTGCGGCCGCGAGTTGGCGACCGCGTCGCCCGTCAGCGCCGAGATTGACGACCTCATCGCCCGCCTGGACAGCCTGTCCGACGGAGACGCCCGGTGA
- a CDS encoding 4Fe-4S binding protein produces MKNTLRSTPSVGAHGGRCIACPSAVSAAAVCALVALALLWGSAACGAENFPRPDFTRGETFPEQINPFPRAAWLTYVDLAALVVTLALATLFSLKLRSRAHLFALALFAVAYFGFYRHGCVCAIGAIQNVAYALGANGYKLPLVVGLFFALPLLFALFFGRTFCAGVCPLGALQEIIVLRPVRVPAWLDAMLSQIPFIFGGVAVLYAAVGSTFLICRYDPFIEFFRFGGTLPLLLFGAGLLVLGIFVGRPYCRYVCPLSALLRLAAPLAQWRPRITTGECVNCHLCAQACPYGAIRPPTAPERGFNRRAGRRSLALQLLLLPLFMALGGGLLRLSSFSLAQLDPRVRLAEEVWMQEQGIIQEPTDALEAFGNLEQPNLAAYQRGAAVQKWFDTGSWFLGGWIGLIFGLKLVGMSLRRRRETYSIDVASCVHCGRCYNVCPLTREGAAGDEGPGPGPLPLGSGVGFDGG; encoded by the coding sequence ATGAAGAACACGCTCCGCTCCACCCCCTCCGTCGGTGCCCATGGGGGCAGGTGTATCGCCTGCCCCTCTGCCGTGTCAGCGGCTGCCGTCTGTGCGCTGGTGGCGCTGGCGCTGCTGTGGGGCTCGGCCGCCTGCGGGGCCGAGAACTTCCCGCGCCCGGACTTCACCCGCGGCGAGACCTTCCCCGAGCAGATCAACCCCTTCCCCCGCGCGGCGTGGCTGACTTATGTGGACCTCGCCGCGCTGGTGGTGACGCTGGCGCTGGCGACGCTGTTCAGCCTCAAGCTGCGCTCGCGGGCCCACCTGTTCGCGCTGGCGCTCTTCGCGGTGGCCTACTTCGGGTTCTATCGCCACGGCTGTGTCTGCGCGATCGGCGCCATCCAGAACGTCGCCTACGCGCTGGGGGCCAACGGCTACAAGCTGCCGCTGGTGGTCGGTCTCTTCTTCGCCCTGCCCCTGTTGTTCGCGCTCTTCTTCGGGCGTACGTTCTGCGCTGGGGTGTGCCCGCTGGGGGCGCTGCAGGAGATCATCGTGCTGCGACCGGTCCGGGTGCCGGCCTGGCTGGACGCCATGCTGAGCCAGATTCCCTTCATCTTCGGGGGCGTAGCGGTTCTGTACGCCGCCGTGGGCAGCACCTTCTTGATCTGCCGCTATGATCCGTTCATCGAGTTTTTCCGTTTCGGTGGGACGCTGCCGCTGTTGCTGTTTGGCGCCGGGCTGCTGGTGCTGGGCATCTTCGTGGGGCGACCGTATTGCCGCTATGTTTGCCCGCTGTCGGCGCTGCTGCGGCTGGCGGCACCACTGGCGCAGTGGCGGCCGCGCATCACGACGGGCGAGTGCGTGAACTGCCACCTGTGCGCCCAGGCCTGCCCATATGGGGCCATCCGACCGCCCACGGCGCCCGAACGGGGCTTCAACCGCCGTGCCGGGCGCCGCTCGCTGGCCCTGCAGCTCCTGCTCCTGCCGTTGTTCATGGCGCTGGGCGGCGGGCTCCTGCGGCTGAGCAGCTTCTCGCTGGCGCAGCTTGACCCACGCGTGCGGCTGGCCGAGGAAGTCTGGATGCAGGAGCAGGGGATCATCCAGGAACCCACGGACGCGCTGGAGGCATTCGGGAATCTGGAGCAGCCGAATCTCGCGGCCTACCAACGTGGCGCCGCGGTCCAGAAGTGGTTTGACACGGGCTCGTGGTTCCTGGGCGGCTGGATCGGGCTGATCTTTGGGCTCAAGCTCGTGGGCATGTCCCTGCGGCGACGCCGGGAGACCTACTCGATCGATGTTGCGTCGTGTGTTCACTGCGGAAGGTGCTATAATGTGTGCCCTCTGACGCGCGAGGGCGCCGCAGGGGATGAGGGACCGGGGCCCGGCCCCCTGCCGCTAGGGTCTGGCGTCGGTTTCGACGGAGGATAA
- a CDS encoding PQQ-like beta-propeller repeat protein has translation MHLSRFLLLCIALCLIVCLAHADGVGWRTDGTGRYPSATPPTDWAVSRNVIWTTPMPSWGNATPVIVGNRIFVCSEPDTLLCVDVTTGQVLWQKTNSYSDLPNFADPAAMAEANKRTAELRREIAQTQGLIWKTDRALKEKPDDADLKAQLEAAKEKLKGLQEEHKASSQPAYVLPRTYQINGYATPTPVSDGQHVYALFGHGVVSCYDLEGNKVWSRFVEHSASEYGHSTSPVLADGKLIIHILNLMALDPATGQTLWQVRLPESWGTPQVGRIGDTAIVATPAGDIVQASDGKVLAKKLCRLEYGDPIMAEGNIYYIQNGGKAFKLPATTAEPFEPQLLWETQVNKDRYYAASVLDNGIIYCVTQVGVFSAIDATNGQVLYEQRLQLPPAMYPAVTLAGNLLYVSNEKGTTVLVKPGRQYEEVGRLTLEPFRCCPVFAGSRVYIRTLKSLFCLGQ, from the coding sequence ATGCATCTGTCTCGGTTTCTGCTGCTCTGTATCGCGCTCTGCCTGATTGTCTGTCTCGCCCATGCCGACGGCGTCGGCTGGCGCACCGATGGCACCGGCCGGTATCCCTCCGCCACACCCCCGACCGATTGGGCCGTGAGCCGCAACGTCATCTGGACGACGCCCATGCCCTCGTGGGGCAACGCCACGCCGGTCATCGTGGGCAACCGCATCTTCGTTTGCTCCGAGCCGGACACGCTCCTCTGCGTGGACGTCACCACCGGGCAGGTTCTGTGGCAGAAGACCAACAGCTACAGCGACTTGCCGAACTTCGCCGACCCGGCGGCCATGGCCGAGGCCAACAAGCGGACCGCAGAGCTACGGCGCGAGATTGCCCAGACCCAGGGCCTCATCTGGAAGACCGACCGGGCCCTGAAGGAGAAGCCGGATGACGCCGATCTGAAGGCCCAGCTTGAGGCCGCCAAGGAGAAGCTGAAGGGCCTGCAGGAAGAGCACAAGGCCTCCTCACAACCCGCCTACGTGCTGCCCCGGACCTACCAGATCAACGGCTATGCCACGCCCACGCCTGTGTCCGACGGCCAGCACGTCTATGCGCTGTTCGGCCATGGCGTCGTCTCGTGCTATGATCTGGAAGGGAACAAGGTCTGGAGCCGCTTTGTCGAGCACTCTGCCAGCGAGTACGGCCACAGCACCTCTCCGGTGCTCGCCGATGGCAAGCTCATCATCCACATCCTGAACCTCATGGCCCTCGACCCGGCCACGGGGCAGACGCTGTGGCAGGTGCGGCTGCCGGAGAGTTGGGGCACCCCACAGGTCGGGCGCATCGGCGACACGGCCATCGTCGCCACCCCCGCCGGGGACATCGTCCAGGCCAGCGACGGTAAGGTCCTGGCCAAGAAGCTCTGCCGGCTCGAGTATGGCGACCCTATCATGGCCGAGGGGAACATCTACTACATCCAAAACGGCGGCAAGGCCTTCAAGTTGCCCGCGACGACCGCCGAGCCGTTCGAGCCGCAGTTGCTGTGGGAGACCCAGGTCAACAAGGACCGCTACTACGCGGCCAGTGTGCTGGACAACGGCATCATCTACTGCGTGACCCAGGTCGGCGTGTTCAGCGCCATTGACGCCACGAACGGCCAGGTCCTCTACGAGCAGAGGCTGCAGTTGCCGCCGGCGATGTACCCCGCGGTGACGTTGGCAGGCAATCTGCTCTATGTCAGCAACGAGAAGGGCACCACTGTCCTGGTCAAGCCAGGGCGACAGTATGAGGAAGTGGGCCGCCTGACGCTCGAACCGTTCCGCTGCTGCCCGGTCTTTGCCGGCAGTCGCGTCTACATTCGCACACTCAAGAGCCTCTTCTGCCTGGGGCAGTAG
- a CDS encoding PQQ-binding-like beta-propeller repeat protein, whose protein sequence is MAHTPGPPTGNQPRRDDVLVVKGVGEKRTPGQWAILIGIPGLLVVVGVVVVLALTHTRPQVNVQSRATQQTPGAPQAGAPAAGQSQTGAPTATSPAGTPGATTAPDTAGTTPSPTPTTSTGAAANVSGSAIWEGFRGPGRMNISNEGLARSFPASGPRRLWQLPLGEGHAGAAVYKGRVYVLDYNAGSRRDELKCLDLSSGKQLWSQGYNVDIKSNHGMSRTVPAVDGNYVVTLGPMGQVMCCEANSGKVLWKKDLVAEYGTRIPTWYAGQCPLIENNNAIIAPGGKALMIALHLPTGKVTWSTPNPRGWQMTHSSIMPVQFGGKRIYVYPASGGVVGVNARNGQLLWSTPEWTVNTANVPAAVPLGNDGRIFVCGGYNSGAAILQMGSGGTSVRMVKRIRPNIFQSHQQTPILYQGHLYGVRMPGDLVCLDLNGNVVWSSGNTARFGIGPYVMANGVLYVLGDTGDLAIVEANPSGYRQLAKAKVLTGADAWAPIAVADGKLICRDSTTMVCLDMRR, encoded by the coding sequence ATGGCCCATACGCCAGGACCCCCGACGGGCAACCAGCCGCGCCGCGATGACGTGCTTGTGGTGAAAGGGGTGGGAGAGAAGCGCACCCCGGGCCAGTGGGCCATCCTGATCGGCATTCCCGGTCTGCTCGTGGTCGTTGGTGTCGTCGTTGTGCTGGCGCTGACACACACCAGACCACAGGTCAATGTGCAGTCGCGGGCAACGCAGCAGACGCCCGGAGCGCCGCAAGCGGGTGCTCCGGCGGCCGGGCAATCCCAGACAGGGGCTCCGACAGCCACGTCGCCGGCCGGCACACCAGGCGCGACGACCGCGCCCGACACCGCCGGCACGACGCCGTCTCCCACGCCCACGACGTCCACGGGCGCGGCAGCGAACGTGTCCGGGTCGGCCATCTGGGAAGGCTTCCGCGGCCCCGGACGCATGAACATCAGCAATGAGGGTCTCGCGCGCAGCTTCCCGGCCTCCGGTCCCAGGCGGCTGTGGCAGCTACCGCTGGGTGAGGGCCATGCGGGGGCGGCAGTCTACAAGGGCCGCGTCTATGTCCTGGACTACAACGCTGGCTCACGTCGCGATGAGTTGAAGTGCCTGGACCTCAGCAGCGGCAAGCAGCTCTGGAGCCAGGGCTACAACGTGGACATCAAGAGCAACCACGGCATGTCGCGCACGGTCCCGGCGGTGGACGGCAACTACGTGGTCACGCTCGGGCCGATGGGACAGGTCATGTGCTGCGAGGCCAACAGCGGCAAGGTGCTGTGGAAGAAGGACCTGGTGGCTGAGTACGGCACGCGCATCCCGACCTGGTATGCGGGGCAGTGCCCGCTCATCGAGAACAACAACGCCATCATCGCCCCCGGCGGCAAGGCGCTCATGATTGCGCTGCATCTGCCCACGGGGAAGGTCACCTGGAGCACGCCGAACCCCAGGGGCTGGCAGATGACCCATAGCTCCATCATGCCGGTGCAGTTCGGCGGCAAGCGCATCTACGTGTACCCGGCCAGCGGGGGCGTGGTCGGAGTGAACGCCCGCAACGGGCAGTTGCTGTGGAGCACGCCCGAATGGACCGTGAACACCGCCAATGTGCCCGCCGCAGTGCCGCTGGGCAACGATGGCCGCATCTTCGTCTGCGGCGGCTACAACTCGGGCGCGGCGATTCTGCAGATGGGCTCGGGCGGCACGAGTGTCAGGATGGTCAAGCGCATCCGGCCCAACATCTTCCAGTCGCACCAGCAGACCCCGATCCTGTACCAGGGGCACCTGTACGGGGTGCGCATGCCCGGCGACCTGGTCTGCCTGGACCTGAACGGGAATGTGGTCTGGTCCAGCGGCAACACCGCCCGCTTCGGCATCGGACCCTATGTCATGGCCAATGGCGTGCTCTATGTCCTGGGCGACACCGGCGACCTGGCCATCGTCGAGGCCAACCCCTCCGGCTACAGGCAACTGGCCAAGGCGAAGGTGCTCACCGGCGCGGACGCCTGGGCGCCCATCGCCGTGGCCGACGGTAAGCTGATCTGCCGTGACAGCACGACCATGGTGTGCCTGGACATGCGACGGTAG
- a CDS encoding FAD-dependent oxidoreductase: MSSPTINLPPIPLAGAYDVIVCGAGPAGLGAALAAGRRGARTVLLERMGAVGGLAVHSPVNTWCDTPGGRLFDELEARLAALGKVRRAFHPDRHVYPRGRAVLEREALKLVAMEMLREAGVEVRLGTAFAQALTEGAQVTGVVVADKNGLSALSAPVVIDCTADADVAASAGAECLKGDPEDGRLMHVNFMYEIVGADREGYAARQPATDDLLAMIAAAHGSGELVAPPGCFRPRAATFPYHPDEDCLVLASWEIEGVDCSDWAAVNALLGQCQVAALQVVRFARAHLPGYDSCAVGRVWDVLGTRESRRLVGQATLTGEDVLAARKFPDGIAQATFFIDFHDSPPGRSIPYTHDFRVSHAPPCGDWYEIPYGCLVPRRVTGLLVAGRCISAARAGLASMRVMPSCMFTGEAAGTAAALAVQRGCLPHQLDGRELKPLLMTPDQLM, encoded by the coding sequence ATGTCTTCCCCGACCATCAATCTGCCGCCGATCCCGCTGGCCGGCGCCTACGACGTGATTGTGTGCGGGGCCGGACCCGCCGGCCTCGGCGCCGCTCTGGCGGCGGGACGCCGTGGCGCGCGCACGGTGCTGCTCGAGCGTATGGGCGCGGTCGGCGGACTGGCCGTGCACTCGCCGGTCAACACCTGGTGTGACACGCCGGGCGGGCGGCTGTTCGATGAACTGGAGGCGCGGCTGGCAGCGTTGGGCAAGGTGCGGCGAGCGTTCCACCCGGACCGCCACGTCTACCCGCGCGGTCGGGCCGTGCTGGAGCGCGAGGCGCTCAAGCTCGTCGCGATGGAGATGCTGCGCGAGGCCGGGGTGGAGGTGCGGCTGGGGACGGCCTTCGCCCAGGCCCTGACCGAGGGCGCGCAGGTGACCGGTGTCGTCGTCGCCGACAAGAACGGCCTGTCTGCGCTGTCAGCCCCCGTGGTGATTGACTGCACGGCAGATGCCGACGTGGCGGCCAGTGCCGGCGCCGAATGCCTCAAGGGCGACCCGGAAGATGGTCGCCTGATGCACGTCAACTTCATGTATGAGATCGTGGGGGCCGACCGGGAGGGGTACGCCGCGCGCCAGCCGGCCACCGACGACCTGCTGGCGATGATCGCCGCCGCCCACGGAAGCGGCGAGTTGGTCGCCCCGCCGGGCTGCTTCCGCCCGCGCGCCGCCACGTTCCCCTACCACCCGGACGAGGACTGCCTTGTGCTCGCCTCGTGGGAGATCGAGGGCGTGGACTGCTCGGACTGGGCGGCGGTGAACGCGCTGCTCGGCCAGTGCCAGGTCGCGGCGCTGCAGGTCGTGCGCTTCGCGCGCGCCCACCTGCCGGGCTATGACAGCTGCGCCGTCGGGCGGGTGTGGGATGTCCTGGGGACGCGCGAGTCGCGTCGTCTCGTCGGGCAAGCGACGCTGACGGGCGAGGATGTGCTGGCAGCCCGCAAGTTCCCTGACGGCATCGCGCAGGCGACGTTCTTCATAGACTTCCATGACTCGCCGCCCGGTCGGAGCATCCCCTACACGCACGACTTCCGGGTGAGCCATGCCCCGCCGTGCGGCGACTGGTACGAGATACCCTACGGCTGTCTGGTGCCCCGTCGTGTGACCGGCCTGCTGGTCGCCGGCCGGTGCATCTCGGCGGCCCGCGCAGGCCTGGCCTCGATGCGGGTCATGCCGTCGTGCATGTTCACCGGCGAAGCCGCCGGGACGGCGGCCGCCCTGGCGGTCCAGCG
- a CDS encoding 4Fe-4S binding protein, with the protein MSKIIVPSQEGGLLGRRGFLGHCLRGLGVVGLSGLTGLLVRGSEAGSTVWQIDPERCIGCGNCAKNCVLKPSAVKCVHEYKMCGYCELCFGYLADVRPGDTPGAGNERCPTGAISRSFVEQPYYQYTIDEQKCYGCGQCVKGCKAFGNNSLILQVRHDRCVNCNECAIARQCPAQAFVRVPAGRPYLLRTQNE; encoded by the coding sequence ATGAGCAAGATCATCGTGCCATCGCAAGAGGGCGGGCTGCTCGGGCGGCGGGGCTTCCTGGGTCATTGCCTGCGGGGCCTGGGCGTTGTGGGCCTCAGTGGCTTGACCGGCTTGCTGGTGCGTGGGAGCGAGGCCGGAAGCACCGTGTGGCAGATTGATCCGGAGCGCTGCATCGGCTGCGGCAACTGCGCCAAGAACTGCGTGCTGAAGCCCTCGGCGGTCAAGTGCGTGCACGAGTACAAGATGTGCGGCTACTGCGAGTTGTGCTTCGGCTATCTGGCCGACGTGCGGCCCGGCGACACTCCCGGCGCCGGCAACGAGCGCTGCCCCACCGGGGCGATCTCGCGGAGCTTCGTCGAGCAGCCCTACTACCAGTACACGATTGATGAGCAGAAGTGCTACGGCTGTGGCCAGTGCGTCAAGGGCTGCAAGGCCTTCGGCAACAACTCGCTGATCCTGCAGGTGCGGCATGACCGCTGCGTGAACTGCAACGAGTGCGCCATCGCCCGCCAGTGTCCAGCGCAAGCGTTCGTGCGCGTGCCGGCCGGCCGCCCCTACCTGCTCCGGACCCAGAACGAGTAG
- a CDS encoding squalene--hopene cyclase, giving the protein MDTADTNLGRVRAALDAACEHLLARRNAEGFWEGHLSSSALSTATALSALALADDPADGELIAGGVAWLAAHRNADGGWGDTPDSPTSLATTLLVASALRLAAADDPSVFPTEYLAAHGAADAASRVVAIRQAYGADRTFAVPILMNCALAGLVEWAQVPPLPYQLAVLPRAWYPALRLQVVSYALPALIAVGMTIEFHRSPRTPASWLRRLVTPTVWRKLVGLQPQSGGFLEAAPLTAFVCMGLLSLGLRDDLVVQAGLRFLRQSVRSDGSWPIDTNLSVWVTSLSLTALAAAGVEPPEAERTRQWLAARQYRQRHPFTDTAPGGWGWSHLSGAVPDGDDTPGALLALGDHLDEASRAAGVQWLLDLQNSDGGWPTFCRGWGQLPFDQSCDDLTAHALRALAVGAPASSRLAVERGLSSPQQAVARGLAYLRARQRPDGAWVPLWFGNQATPDQQNPVLGTARVLAALAQLDPAGDMAARGRAFLLAAQNEDGGWGGAAGASSTVEETALAVTGLAGWPDETREALRRGAAYLAARVERGDWTDATPIGLYFARLWYAEELYPVAWTVEALGKAVTALS; this is encoded by the coding sequence ATGGACACTGCTGACACCAACCTGGGACGCGTGCGGGCCGCGCTGGACGCGGCGTGCGAGCATCTGCTCGCCCGCCGCAACGCCGAGGGCTTCTGGGAAGGCCATCTCTCCTCCTCGGCCCTGAGCACGGCGACCGCGCTGTCGGCACTGGCATTGGCCGATGACCCCGCCGACGGCGAACTGATCGCCGGCGGCGTGGCCTGGCTGGCCGCGCACCGCAATGCGGACGGCGGCTGGGGCGACACTCCCGACAGCCCGACCAGTCTCGCGACCACGCTGCTCGTTGCCTCGGCCCTGCGGCTGGCGGCGGCGGATGACCCGTCTGTCTTCCCCACGGAGTACCTGGCCGCCCATGGCGCCGCCGATGCCGCCTCCCGCGTGGTCGCCATCCGCCAGGCCTACGGCGCCGACCGCACCTTCGCGGTGCCGATCTTGATGAACTGCGCGCTCGCCGGGCTGGTGGAGTGGGCGCAGGTGCCGCCGTTGCCCTACCAACTGGCCGTGCTGCCGCGCGCCTGGTACCCCGCCCTGCGGCTGCAGGTGGTGAGCTACGCCCTCCCGGCGCTCATCGCCGTCGGCATGACGATCGAGTTCCACCGCTCGCCGCGCACACCGGCCTCGTGGCTGCGACGCCTGGTCACACCGACGGTGTGGCGCAAGCTCGTGGGGCTGCAGCCGCAGTCGGGCGGCTTCCTGGAAGCGGCGCCGCTGACGGCCTTCGTCTGCATGGGCCTGCTCTCCCTGGGCCTGCGCGATGACCTGGTCGTGCAGGCCGGCCTGCGCTTCCTGCGGCAGTCGGTCCGGTCCGATGGCAGCTGGCCCATTGACACGAACCTGTCGGTGTGGGTCACGAGCCTGTCACTGACGGCGCTGGCCGCGGCAGGTGTGGAGCCGCCGGAGGCGGAACGGACGCGGCAGTGGCTCGCGGCGCGTCAGTACCGTCAACGTCACCCCTTCACCGACACCGCGCCCGGCGGCTGGGGCTGGAGTCACCTGTCTGGCGCGGTGCCCGATGGCGACGACACCCCCGGCGCGCTGCTGGCGCTGGGTGACCACCTGGACGAAGCCTCCCGGGCCGCTGGCGTGCAGTGGCTGCTGGACCTGCAGAACAGCGACGGCGGCTGGCCGACGTTCTGTCGTGGCTGGGGCCAGTTGCCCTTCGATCAGAGCTGCGACGACCTGACCGCGCACGCGCTGCGGGCCCTGGCCGTAGGAGCGCCGGCTTCCAGCCGGCTTGCCGTGGAGCGCGGGCTTTCCAGCCCGCAGCAAGCCGTCGCGCGCGGCCTCGCCTACCTCCGCGCCCGCCAGCGTCCGGACGGCGCGTGGGTGCCGCTGTGGTTCGGCAACCAGGCCACGCCCGACCAGCAGAATCCGGTGCTGGGCACGGCGCGCGTGCTGGCGGCGCTGGCGCAGCTTGACCCGGCCGGCGACATGGCGGCGCGGGGGAGGGCGTTCCTGCTGGCCGCGCAGAACGAAGACGGCGGATGGGGCGGCGCGGCCGGAGCGTCTTCCACCGTGGAAGAGACAGCCCTGGCAGTCACCGGGCTGGCCGGGTGGCCCGACGAGACTCGTGAGGCCCTTCGCCGTGGCGCGGCTTATCTGGCTGCCCGTGTGGAGCGCGGCGACTGGACGGACGCCACTCCCATCGGACTCTACTTCGCCCGTTTATGGTATGCTGAAGAGCTGTATCCCGTCGCCTGGACAGTCGAAGCCCTGGGCAAGGCTGTGACGGCATTGTCATGA
- a CDS encoding PQQ-binding-like beta-propeller repeat protein — MSLDTPPVVARRDNSELYRQVCLLVAAVALVFCVVVLGLLINNTIQARWYDPLTSARLIAVKAELAKDPFNTELSDQVTVLDQYVRQRYFTARYQAVVGFYVLLGGIAVMFVALHLATVLRRTIPFPLGLKPAEAWLQAALNRRAFIMSGIVLVAAMVMLAVLSRHDAVAAYVQTAQQAGPADVFAETLPNMEPGLMTPTTTPDVMTPPAPPNLPSFTPPPSPSTTPSYTPPSTPPNMGPEAPPPPPGPSDGIAPPRPPGHGGKNGAGPKPGKTPEGQGGIKPLTSDGAAATGGPAVADLAKSWHVFRGPFAGIAGEDKYPTTWDGISGKNVLWKTPMPLKAPNSPIYWGGKLFMTGADVVRRDVYCFSADTGKMLWKKPVEVKGGKKPEPPQVTDETGYAAPTMTTDGQRVFAMFANGDIAAFDFDGKSLWMRNLGVPQNPYGHASSLALYKNLVLIQFDQGGDASEKLSSLIALNVETGKTIYRTPRPVPACWSSPLVINTGLRDEAILCGNPYVIAYDPGSGKELWRVECLMGDIAPSPCFAGGLVIVGQEGAGVVAIRPPGSDGGEAEVAWTSSDWAPDTVSPVSDGKLVWIVSSSGMLVCLDLKTGEKQYEHDLGMPCEASPVIVGTSLYVTDTAGVTHICGTGPAFKSLGSGKLGEGVRATPVLLEGRVYLRGDKNLFAVGAK; from the coding sequence ATGAGTCTCGACACACCGCCGGTGGTCGCCCGGCGTGACAATAGCGAACTGTATCGCCAGGTATGTCTGCTGGTGGCCGCGGTGGCCCTGGTGTTCTGCGTGGTCGTCCTCGGTCTGCTCATCAACAACACGATCCAGGCCCGGTGGTACGACCCCCTGACCTCCGCCCGGCTCATCGCCGTGAAGGCCGAACTCGCCAAAGATCCCTTCAACACCGAGTTGTCGGACCAGGTGACCGTGCTGGACCAGTACGTGCGTCAGCGCTACTTCACCGCTCGCTACCAGGCGGTCGTCGGCTTCTACGTGCTGCTCGGGGGCATCGCCGTGATGTTCGTGGCGCTGCATCTGGCCACCGTCCTGCGGCGCACGATCCCCTTCCCGCTGGGGCTCAAGCCGGCCGAGGCCTGGCTGCAGGCCGCGCTGAACCGCCGGGCTTTCATCATGTCGGGGATCGTGCTGGTGGCGGCGATGGTCATGCTGGCGGTGCTGTCGCGGCACGATGCGGTGGCGGCGTATGTGCAGACCGCCCAACAGGCAGGTCCGGCCGACGTCTTTGCCGAGACGCTACCCAACATGGAGCCGGGGCTCATGACCCCGACGACGACCCCGGACGTCATGACGCCGCCTGCGCCACCGAATCTGCCGTCGTTCACCCCGCCACCCTCGCCGTCCACAACGCCGTCGTACACGCCGCCCTCCACGCCCCCGAACATGGGGCCCGAAGCGCCGCCGCCACCGCCTGGGCCCAGCGACGGCATAGCCCCCCCGCGCCCGCCCGGGCACGGCGGCAAGAATGGCGCCGGCCCCAAGCCGGGCAAGACGCCCGAGGGTCAGGGCGGCATCAAGCCCCTGACCAGCGATGGCGCAGCCGCCACGGGCGGCCCCGCGGTGGCCGACCTGGCCAAGAGCTGGCATGTCTTCCGCGGCCCCTTCGCCGGCATTGCCGGCGAGGACAAGTACCCGACGACCTGGGACGGCATCTCCGGCAAGAATGTGCTGTGGAAGACGCCCATGCCGCTCAAGGCGCCCAACTCGCCCATCTACTGGGGCGGCAAGCTGTTCATGACCGGGGCGGATGTCGTCCGGCGCGATGTCTACTGCTTCAGCGCCGACACCGGCAAGATGCTGTGGAAGAAGCCCGTCGAGGTCAAGGGGGGCAAGAAGCCGGAGCCGCCGCAAGTCACGGACGAGACCGGCTATGCCGCGCCCACGATGACCACCGACGGCCAGCGCGTGTTCGCCATGTTCGCGAACGGGGACATTGCCGCGTTCGACTTCGATGGCAAGTCCCTGTGGATGCGGAACCTCGGCGTGCCACAGAACCCCTACGGCCACGCCTCGTCGCTGGCCCTGTACAAGAACCTCGTGCTCATCCAGTTCGACCAGGGCGGAGACGCCTCGGAGAAGCTGTCGAGCCTGATCGCCCTCAACGTCGAGACCGGCAAGACGATCTACCGCACGCCACGGCCCGTCCCCGCGTGCTGGAGCAGCCCGTTGGTCATCAACACCGGACTGCGAGACGAAGCCATCCTGTGTGGCAACCCCTACGTGATCGCCTACGATCCCGGCAGCGGCAAGGAGCTGTGGCGGGTGGAGTGCCTGATGGGGGATATCGCCCCCTCGCCGTGCTTCGCGGGCGGCCTGGTGATCGTCGGGCAGGAGGGCGCCGGGGTCGTCGCCATCCGCCCGCCGGGCTCGGACGGCGGCGAAGCCGAGGTGGCCTGGACGTCCAGCGACTGGGCCCCCGACACGGTCAGCCCCGTCAGCGACGGCAAGCTGGTCTGGATCGTCTCCAGTTCCGGGATGCTGGTCTGTCTGGACCTGAAGACCGGCGAGAAGCAGTACGAGCACGACCTGGGGATGCCCTGTGAGGCTTCGCCGGTCATCGTCGGCACCTCCCTGTATGTCACGGACACCGCCGGCGTCACGCACATCTGCGGCACCGGCCCGGCGTTCAAGAGCCTCGGGTCGGGCAAGCTGGGCGAGGGCGTGCGCGCGACCCCGGTGCTGCTGGAGGGGCGTGTATACCTGCGTGGGGACAAGAACCTGTTCGCGGTGGGCGCCAAGTAG